One genomic window of Solanum stenotomum isolate F172 chromosome 9, ASM1918654v1, whole genome shotgun sequence includes the following:
- the LOC125877647 gene encoding protein ASPARTIC PROTEASE IN GUARD CELL 1-like, with translation MDARNRFMSFDTTNLLDPPRPSYTFSIYSRALFEKSKFKDYDSLLESKLARSEARANHFATILENGNTIGANGTLARPHGTHESKRDKGKFPKTTRVHLVEGEYVATFTIGSEETKSFLLIDTGSDLVWWQCKPCRPNKCYSQKNPIYDSTKSRTYRQLDCIVETSSCQVASKVYQCTEFGNQCLYDYKYVEGSITKGWIAEDVITFYLDLGRVRILFGCGIDQTSGTQFNGEYSGIAGIGRRVLKGGYSLPSQLEADIMAMCLPGTYSTKASTISFHTTPFKKTTSAGLLPNFRFPNFYFVNLYKIFINDKEIPFFPSLSRNFGNYDMTGGCIVDTGTIMSCFPRDFHTVFRDTFRKEVRGIPMMEVPLGAFDTCYIEEPGVVPTFPVVKMYFGHQSPDNLLLLQQLRVVVHIRGLFCLAFLPWDQNVAIIGNHQLQGVGLTFDTGTDTLSFDLDAC, from the coding sequence ATGGATGCTAGAAATAGATTTATGTCTTTTGATACAACTAATCTTCTCGATCCTCCGAGACCATCCTATACTTTTTCCATTTACAGTCGTGCattatttgaaaagtcaaaGTTCAAGGACTATGACTCGTTACTTGAGAGTAAGCTAGCTCGTTCTGAAGCTAGAGCAAATCATTTTGCAACGATTCTTGAAAATGGTAACACGATTGGTGCAAATGGAACTCTGGCAAGGCCACACGGCACACATGAGAGTAAAAGGGACAAAGGAAAGTTTCCGAAAACAACAAGGGTACATTTGGTAGAAGGTGAGTATGTTGCAACTTTTACTATTGGCAGTGAAGAAACTAAATCTTTCTTGCTAATAGACACTGGAAGTGATTTAGTTTGGTGGCAATGTAAACCATGTAGACCAAATAAGTGTTACAGTCAAAAAAATCCTATATATGATTCAACTAAATCTAGAACATACCGACAACTCGATTGCATTGTGGAAACTTCTAGTTGTCAAGTCGCGTCCAAGGTCTATCAATGTACTGAGTTTGGTAATCAGTGTCTCTATGATTACAAATACGTGGAGGGATCGATAACAAAAGGTTGGATTGCAGAAGACgtgattactttttatttagaCTTAGGTCGGGTAAGGATTCTTTTCGGATGTGGCATAGATCAAACGAGTGGAACACAATTTAATGGTGAATATTCAGGAATTGCAGGGATCGGGCGTAGAGTGTTGAAAGGTGGATATTCTTTACCATCGCAATTGGAGGCAGACATAATGGCAATGTGTCTACCGGGGACTTACTCCACGAAAGCATCAACAATTAGCTTCCACACAACGCCATTTAAGAAGACAACATCAGCAGGACTATTACCAAATTTCAGATTCCCTAATTTTTATTTCGTCAAcctttataaaattttcatcaatGATAAGGAAATCCCATTTTTCCCATCATTGTCGCGGAATTTTGGAAATTATGACATGACCGGTGGTTGCATCGTGGATACAGGAACAATTATGTCCTGTTTCCCAAGAGATTTTCATACTGTATTCCGTGACACATTCAGAAAGGAAGTACGAGGTATTCCTATGATGGAGGTTCCACTTGGAGCTTTCGACACTTGCTATATAGAGGAACCAGGTGTGGTACCAACTTTCCCCGTTGTGAAGATGTACTTCGGCCACCAAAGCCCGGATAATTTGTTGTTACTGCAACAACTGCGAGTCGTGGTGCACATTAGGGGGCTATTCTGTCTGGCATTTTTGCCATGGGACCAAAACGTTGCAATTATAGGAAATCATCAACTTCAAGGTGTAGGATTAACTTTTGACACTGGAACAGACACTTTGTCTTTTGACTTAGATGCATGTTAG
- the LOC125875786 gene encoding probably inactive leucine-rich repeat receptor-like protein kinase At5g48380, translated as MCNCNILYLVLPFFLLFCSFSLRCNAVQSDIDCLKSIKDSLIDPSNILNSTWKFDNQTEGFICKFRGIQCWNDDETRVLFISLPDMGLIGEFPPGIQNCTSLTSLNLSNNELYGTIPSDISKLFVYAVDIDLSSNLFSGAIPSDISNCSFLYSLNLEKNKLEGPIPPEIRLLRRLRMFNVADNMLTGPVPNFVNATFPAESYANNPGLCGSPLELCVTKRVLFACGFVTGWSLSTLLGVYLFFFGVKKTFLLINKRAKVMVIDGNEVNNNPKILKLEKIVTRMNFIELSKATSNFSQDNEIGNGMLGKVYKALVPNGWTVAIKRLQSSEDLEEEFVSEITTLGILRHPNLVPLIGFCYERDERILVYKYMPNGNLHEWLHSTDDKARLLDFPLRVKIVVGVAKALAWLHDGGNFHVVHSNISTQCILLDENFNPKLSNFWEATFVEPNDIGSNFSLSPMVEFLDFTTYKKDVYKFGVVLLEILTGKESYELSCSSLNLSSSSFASPLDVDKLLLGQGFDNMVMQLLELASNCMKFIPDQRPTMQQVYQTVAAIARVHDQTGDSEIQLHLD; from the exons ATGTGTAACTGCAACATTCTTTACTTAGTACTACCATTTTTCCTACTATTTTGCAGCTTTTCTCTAAGATGCAACGCGGTGCAGAGTGATATCGATTGCTTGAAATCGATTAAAGATTCGTTGATAGACCCTTCAAACATCTTGAATTCTACATGGAAGTTCGATAATCAGACAGAAGGTTTTATATGCAAATTTAGAGGAATACAATGCTGGAATGACGATGAGACCAGAGTTTTATTCATTAGTCTTCCAGACATGGGACTAATAGGTGAGTTTCCGCCAGGCATACAAAATTGCACTTCTTTAACTTCTCTGAATCTTTCAAACAACGAGCTATATGGAACCATCCCTTCCGATATATCAAAACTATTCGTATATGCTGTAGACATTGATCTCTCGAGCAACCTATTCTCAGGCGCGATCCCAAGTGACATTTCAAATTGCTCTTTTCTCTATTCCctcaatttagaaaaaaataaactagaaGGACCGATCCCACCAGAAATTCGCTTATTACGGCGACTCAGGATGTTTAATGTTGCAGATAATATGTTGACAGGGCCAGTGCCAAATTTTGTCAATGCTACTTTTCCAGCTGAAAGTTATGCAAATAATCCAGGACTTTGTGGTAGTCCTCTGGAGTTATGTGTTACAAAACGCGTTCTGTTTGCTTGTGGTTTTGTGACGGGTTGGTCGCTTTCTACATTACTTGGTgtatatctttttttctttggtgtAAAGAAGACGTTTCTATTGATCAACAAGAGAGCAAAGGTAAtggtgattgatggaaatgaagTAAACAACAACCCAAAG ATTTTAAAGCTGGAGAAGATTGTTACAAGAATGAATTTTATCGAACTATCAAAAGCGACTTCGAATTTCAGCCAAGACAATGAAATCGGGAATGGAATGCTGGGGAAAGTGTACAAAGCACTAGTCCCAAATGGATGGACTGTTGCCATAAAGAGGCTCCAAAGTTCCGAGGATTTGGAGGAAGAGTTTGTTTCCGAGATCACAACTCTAGGTATTTTGAGGCATCCGAATTTAGTGCCCCTAATCGGATTTTGTTATGAGAGGGACGAGCGGATTCTGGTTTACAAATACATGCCTAATGGAAACTTACATGAGTGGCTACATTCAACCGACGACAAGGCAAGACTCTTGGACTTCCCTCTAAGGGTTAAAATTGTTGTTGGTGTCGCGAAAGCCCTAGCTTGGCTTCATGATGGTGGAAATTTCCATGTCGTGCATAGTAACATTAGCACACAATGTATCTTGCTCGATGAAAATTTCAATCCCAAGTTATCCAATTTTTGGGAGGCAACATTTGTAGAACCAAATGACATAGGTTCAAACTTCAGTCTATCGCCAATGGTTGAGTTTTTAGACTTTACAACATACAAAAAAGATGTCTATAAATTTGGGGTTGTGCTTCTCGAGATTTTAACGGGGAAGGAATCTTACGAATTGAGCTGCTCGAGTCTAAATTTATCGAGCAGCTCTTTTGCCAGTCCTCTTGATGTGGATAAACTACTGTTAGGCCAAGGATTTGATAATATGGTAATGCAACTACTTGAACTTGCAAGTAACTGCATGAAATTCATCCCGGATCAAAGGCCAACGATGCAACAAGTGTATCAGACTGTTGCTGCGATTGCTCGAGTCCATGACCAAACAGGGGACTCTGAAATACAATTGCACTTGGACTAG
- the LOC125875782 gene encoding probably inactive leucine-rich repeat receptor-like protein kinase At5g48380, translating to MYKYNILYLVLPFFVVVCSFSLICNAVQSDIDCLMSIKDSFEDPLNFLNTTWKFDDQTEGFICKFAGIQCWIPEETRVLSISLPDMGLIGEFPRGIQNCTSLTSLNLSSNELYGTIPSDISRLIEFIVTVDLSSNNFSGSIPINIANCSFLNSLRLDNNNLEGPIPPEIASLGRLKSFSVANNMLTGPVPNFVNVTFPAESYANNAGLCGGPLKACAKKRVGFHHIMLSTVLNRRVQFACGFVTGWSLFTVLGIYLFFFGLPGVRKMLLFINKRTKAMVIDGNEWPQREEVNNDPKILKMEKIVTRMSFMELSKATLNFSQDNEIGNGMLGKVYKALVPNGWTVAIKRFHVSEDLEEEFVSEITTLGSLRHPNLVPLIGFCYERDERILVYKYMPNGNLHEWLHSTDDKARLLDFPLRVKIVLGVAKALTWLHDGGNFHVVHSNISTQCILLDENFDPKLSNFWEATLAKTNDIDSNLSLFPIVECLDFTTYKKDVYRFGVVLLELLTRKESYILSCSSQNLLSSSFASPLDVDKLLLGQGFDNMVMQLLELASDCMKFIPDQRPTMQQVYQTVSAIARVHDQTGDSEIQLHLD from the exons ATGTACAAATACAACATTCTTTACTTAGTACTACCATTTTTTGTAGTAGTTTGCAGTTTTTCTCTAATATGCAACGCGGTACAGAGTGACATAGATTGCTTGATGTCAATAAAAGATTCATTCGAAGATCCTTTAAATTTCTTGAATACTACGTGGAAGTTCGATGATCAGACAGAAGGTTTCATATGCAAATTTGCAGGAATACAATGCTGGATTCCTGAGGAGACCAGAGTTTTATCCATTAGTCTTCCAGACATGGGACTAATAGGTGAGTTTCCGCGAGGCATACAAAATTGCACTTCTTTAACTTCTCTGAATCTTTCAAGCAACGAGCTATATGGTACCATCCCTTCCGATATATCAAGATTAATCGAATTTATTGTAACGGTTGATCTCTCGAGCAACAATTTCTCAGGCTCGATCCCAATTAACATTGCAAATTGCTCTTTTCTTAATTCCCTCAGATTAGACAACAATAACCTAGAAGGTCCAATCCCACCAGAAATTGCCTCGTTAGGTCGACTCAAGAGCTTTAGTGTTGCCAACAACATGTTGACAGGGCCAGTGCCAAATTTCGTCAATGTCACTTTTCCAGCTGAAAGTTATGCAAATAATGCAGGACTTTGTGGTGGTCCTCTGAAAGCATGTGCTAAAAAACGCGTCGGGTTCCATCATATTATGTTAAGTACTGTATTGAACCGTCGTGTACAGTTTGCTTGTGGTTTTGTGACTGGTTGGTCACTTTTTACTGTACTTggtatatatctttttttctttggtttacCTGGCGTAAGGAAGATGCTTCTATTCATCAACAAGAGAACAAAGGCAAtggtgattgatggaaatgaatGGCCTCAACGAGAAGAAGTAAACAACGATCCAAAG ATTTTAAAGATGGAGAAGATTGTTACAAGAATGAGTTTTATGGAACTATCAAAAGCAACTTTGAATTTCAGCCAAGACAATGAAATCGGGAACGGAATGCTAGGGAAAGTGTACAAAGCACTGGTCCCAAATGGATGGACAGTTGCCATAAAGAGGTTCCATGTTTCAGAGGATTTGGAGGAAGAGTTTGTTTCCGAGATCACAACTCTGGGTAGTCTGAGGCATCCAAATTTGGTGCCTTTAATCGGCTTTTGTTATGAGAGGGACGAGCGAATTCTGGTTTACAAATACATGCCTAATGGAAACTTACATGAGTGGCTGCATTCAACCGACGACAAGGCAAGACTCTTGGACTTTCCTTTAAGGGTTAAAATTGTTTTAGGTGTCGCGAAAGCCCTGACTTGGCTTCATGATGGTGGAAATTTCCATGTTGTGCATAGTAACATAAGCACACAATGTATCTTGCTCGATGAAAATTTCGATCCTAAGTTATCCAATTTTTGGGAGGCAACACTTGCAAAAACAAATGACATAGATTCAAACTTGAGTCTATTTCCAATAGTCGAGTGTTTAGACTTTACAACATACAAAAAAGATGTTTATCGATTTGGGGTTGTGCTTCTCGAGCTTTTAACGAGGAAAGAATCTTACATATTGAGCTGCTCGAGTCAAAATTTGTTGAGCAGCTCTTTTGCCAGTCCTCTTGATGTGGATAAACTACTGCTAGGCCAAGGATTTGATAATATGGTAATGCAACTACTTGAACTTGCAAGTGATTGCATGAAATTTATTCCGGATCAAAGGCCAACGATGCAACAAGTATATCAGACTGTTTCTGCGATTGCTCGAGTCCATGACCAAACAGGGGACTCTGAAATACAATTGCACTTGGACTAG
- the LOC125875784 gene encoding probably inactive leucine-rich repeat receptor-like protein kinase At5g48380: MCKYNIILYLVLPFFLLLSSFSLRCNAVQSDIDCLKSIKDSLEDPLNFLNSTWKFDNQTEGFICKFAGIECWHDDESRVLSISLPDMGLKGEFPRGIKNCTSITSLNLSSNEIYGTIPSDISKLIEFTIMIDLSSNQFSGAIPTNIANCSFLNSLKLDNNNLEGPIPPEIALLGRLKNFNVANNMLTGPVPLFINSSFPPESYANNSGLCGPPLPLCVTERVVSRHTLFACGFVTGWSLFTVLGIYLFFFGLPGVKKMLLFINKRTKVMVIDGNEWPQREEVNNDPKILKMEKIVTRMSFMELSKATLNFSKANEIGNGMLGKVYKALVPNGWTVAIKRFHVSEDLEEEFVSEITTLGSLRHPNLVPLIGFCYERDERILVYKYMPNGNLHEWLHSTDDKARLLDFPLRVKIVLGVAKALTWLHDGGNFHVVHSNISTQCILLDENFDPKISNFWEATLAKTNDIDSNLSLFPIVECLDFTTYKKDVYRFGVLLLELLTRKESYILSCSSLNLSSSSFASPLDVDKLLLGQGYDNMVMQLLELASNCMKFIPDQRPTMQQVYQIASAIARVHDQTGGSEIQLHLD, translated from the exons ATGTGCAAATACAACATTATTCTTTACTTAGTACTACCATTTTTCCTACTGCTTTCCAGCTTTTCTCTAAGATGCAACGCGGTACAGAGTGACATAGATTGCTTGAAATCAATAAAAGATTCGTTGGAGGACCCTTTAAATTTCTTGAACTCTACGTGGAAGTTCGATAATCAGACAGAAGGTTTCATATGCAAATTTGCAGGAATAGAATGCTGGCATGATGATGAGAGTAGAGTTTTATCCATTAGTCTTCCAGACATGGGACTAAAAGGTGAGTTTCCGCGAGGCATAAAAAATTGCACTTCTATAACTTCTCTAAATCTTTCAAGCAATGAGATATATGGAACCATCCCTTCGGATATATCAAAATTAATCGAATTTACTATAATGATTGATCTCTCAAGCAACCAATTTTCAGGCGCGATCCCAACTAACATTGCAAATTGCTCTTTTCTTAATTCCCTCAAATTAGACAACAATAACCTAGAAGGTCCAATCCCACCAGAAATTGCCTTGTTAGGTCGACTCAAGAACTTTAATGTTGCCAACAACATGTTGACAGGGCCAGTGCCACTGTTTATCAATTCATCTTTTCCACCTGAAAGTTATGCAAATAATTCAGGACTTTGTGGTCCTCCTCTGCCATTATGTGTTACAGAACGCGTAGTGAGCCGTCATACTCTGTTTGCTTGTGGTTTTGTGACTGGTTGGTCACTTTTTACTGTACTTggtatatatctttttttctttggtttacCTGGCGTAAAGAAGATGCTTCTATTCATCAACAAGAGAACAAAGGTAAtggtgattgatggaaatgaatGGCCGCAACGAGAAGAAGTCAACAACGATCCAAAG ATTTTAAAGATGGAGAAGATTGTTACAAGAATGAGTTTTATGGAACTATCAAAAGCGACTTTGAATTTCAGCAAAGCCAATGAAATCGGGAACGGAATGCTAGGGAAAGTGTACAAAGCACTGGTCCCAAATGGATGGACAGTTGCCATAAAGAGGTTCCATGTTTCAGAGGATTTGGAGGAAGAGTTTGTTTCCGAGATCACAACTCTGGGTAGTCTGAGGCATCCAAATTTGGTGCCTTTAATCGGCTTTTGTTATGAGAGGGACGAGCGAATTCTGGTTTACAAATACATGCCTAATGGAAACTTACATGAGTGGTTGCATTCAACCGACGACAAGGCAAGACTCTTGGACTTTCCTCTAAGGGTTAAAATTGTTTTAGGTGTTGCAAAAGCCCTGACTTGGCTTCATGATGGTGGAAATTTCCATGTTGTGCATAGTAACATAAGCACACAATGTATCTTGCTCGATGAAAATTTCGATCCTAAAATATCCAATTTTTGGGAGGCCACACTTGCAAAAACAAATGACATAGATTCAAACTTGAGTCTATTTCCAATAGTCGAGTGTTTAGACTTTACAACATACAAAAAAGATGTCTATCGATTTGGGGTTTTGCTTCTCGAGCTTTTAACGAGGAAAGAATCTTACATATTGAGCTGCTCGAGTCTAAATTTGTCGAGCAGCTCTTTTGCCAGTCCTCTTGATGTGGATAAACTACTGTTAGGCCAAGGATATGATAATATGGTAATGCAACTACTTGAACTTGCAAGTAACTGCATGAAATTCATTCCGGATCAAAGGCCAACGATGCAACAAGTGTATCAGATTGCTTCTGCGATTGCTCGAGTCCATGACCAAACAGGGGGCTCTGAAATACAATTGCACTTGGACTAG
- the LOC125877648 gene encoding aspartic proteinase nepenthesin-1-like, translating into MSLDPTKLPDPPMPSYTFTVYHRDVFEKTKFKDYDSLLENRLARCNARASYLASVLESQNGAQGGEMLELVPKSTDIFYGGGEYVASFFIGTQMIKNYLLIDTGSDLVWWQCGPCVACYKQDQPLYDSTASKTFRIIGCNRHALRCRTVDPAFHCNQENFECRYDMIYADHSQTKGFIADDVITFNLDHRPVRVTYGCSKDQTGEKNFSAFASGILGVGRAVQYSLPSQFVGHVMSMCLPPFYSGKGSVLSFHTSKWPRATSAKLLFNYRYPSFYYVNLYKVFINDREVPVSPSWWKFKPYMSGGVLVDTGTSFTYFPNDFYVVFRYIFREEVQDIPMVENPNKPFDTCYKDDPSGRGLFFPVVKLYFGSVSSSTMLLLEKERVVINYRGLYCLAFVGWDRDQSVLGMMQLQGVGLTFDTLANTLSFDIDACD; encoded by the coding sequence ATGTCTCTCGATCCGACTAAGCTTCCCGATCCTCCGATGCCATCTTATACTTTTACTGTTTACCATCGCGATGtatttgaaaaaacaaaattcaaggACTACGACTCGTTGCTTGAAAATAGACTTGCTCGATGTAATGCTAGAGCAAGTTATTTAGCTTCGGTTCTTGAATCTCAAAATGGTGCACAAGGAGGTGAGATGCTCGAGCTGGTCCCAAAATCAACAGATATTTTCTACGGGGGTGGTGAGTATGTCGCGTCTTTTTTTATTGGCActcaaatgataaaaaattacttGTTAATAGACACTGGAAGTGATTTAGTTTGGTGGCAATGTGGACCATGTGTGGCGTGTTACAAACAAGATCAACCTCTATATGATTCAACTGCATCCAAAACATTTCGAATTATAGGTTGCAATCGACATGCTTTAAGGTGCAGGACTGTGGATCCAGCCTTTCATTGTAATCAAGAAAATTTTGAGTGtagatatgatatgatatacgCGGATCATTCACAAACAAAAGGTTTCATAGCAGATGATGTGATTACTTTTAATTTAGACCATCGTCCGGTTAGGGTCACATATGGATGTAGCAAAGATCAAACTGGTGAAAAAAATTTCAGTGCTTTCGCTTCTGGGATTCTTGGCGTTGGTCGCGCTGTTCAATATTCTTTACCATCGCAATTTGTGGGGCACGTAATGTCCATGTGTCTACCACCTTTTTATTCAGGAAAAGGATCAGTTCTTAGTTTCCATACTAGCAAGTGGCCAAGAGCAACATCAGCAAAACTGTTATTTAACTATAGGTACCCTTCATTTTATTATGTCAACCTTTATAAAGTTTTTATTAACGATCGAGAGGTTCCAGTGAGTCCTTCGTGGTGGAAGTTTAAACCATATATGAGTGGTGGAGTGTTGGTGGATACAGGGACAAGTTTTACCTATTTTCCTAATGATTTTTATGTCGTATTCCGTTACATATTCAGAGAAGAAGTACAAGATATTCCTATGGTTGAAAATCCAAATAAACCTTTCGACACTTGCTATAAGGATGATCCGAGTGGTCGTGGTTTATTCTTCCCTGTAGTGAAGTTGTACTTTGGCAGCGTAAGCTCGAGTACAATGTTACTTCTGGAAAAAGAACGAGTTGTTATTAACTATCGCGGGCTCTACTGCTTGGCTTTTGTTGGATGGGATAGAGATCAGTCAGTATTAGGAATGATGCAACTCCAAGGTGTAGGATTAACTTTTGATACTTTAGCAAATACTTTGTCATTTGACATTGATGCATGTGATTGA
- the LOC125875785 gene encoding probably inactive leucine-rich repeat receptor-like protein kinase At5g48380 encodes MCNCNIILYLVLPFFLLLSSFSLRCNAVQSDIHCLKSIKESLVDPLNNFASTWNFDQLTVGFVCRFTGVECWNDNENRVLGITLPNMGLIGEFPRGIQYCSSLTSLDLSNNKLDGSIPSDISNLIAFAVHIDLSSNQFSGAIPHIIAKCSFLIVLKLDNNKLEGPIPPEIGWLDRLKTFDVTNNMLIGPVPRFINATFPAESYANKPGLCGSPLKACAKILVWNSHSRFVCGFVTGWSLFTLLGIYLFFFGLPGVNKMLLFINKRTKIDGNEWPQRQDQVNNDPKILKMEKIVTRMSFMELSKVTSNFSQDNEIGNGMLGKVYKALVPSGWTVAIKRLQSSVDLEEEFVSEITTLGSLRHPNLVPLIGFCSERDERLLVYKYMPNGNLHEWLHSTDDKARLLDFPLRVKIVLGVAKALAWLHDGGNFHAVHGNISTQCILLDENFDPKLSNFWEATLAKTNDIDSNLSLFPIVECLDFTTYKKDVYRFGVVLLELLTRKESYILSCSSLNLSSSSFASPLDVDKLLLGQGFDNMVMQLLELASNCMKFIPDQRPTMQQVYQTVAAIARVHDQTGDSEIQLHLD; translated from the exons ATGTGCAACTGCAACATTATTCTTTACTTAGTACTACCATTTTTCCTACTACTTTCCAGCTTTTCTCTAAGATGCAATGCGGTGCAGAGTGACATCCATTGTTTGAAATCGATAAAAGAATCGTTGGTAGATCCTTTAAATAATTTTGCTTCAACGTGGAATTTCGATCAGCTGACAGTAGGATTCGTTTGCAGATTTACGGGAGTAGAATGTTGGAATGATAATGAGAACAGAGTTTTAGGCATTACACTTCCAAACATGGGACTAATTGGCGAGTTTCCACGAGGCATTCAGTATTGCTCTTCTTTAACTTCTCTTGATCTTTCAAACAACAAGCTAGATGGATCCATCCCTTCTGATATATCAAACCTAATCGCATTTGCTGTACATATTGATCTCTCGAGCAACCAATTTTCAGGCGCGATCCCACATATCATTGCAAAATGCTCTTTTCTTATTGTCCTCAAATTAGACAACAATAAACTAGAAGGTCCGATCCCACCTGAAATTGGCTGGTTAGATCGACTCAAGACGTTTGACGTTACCAACAACATGTTGATAGGGCCAGTGCCAAGGTTTATTAATGCCACTTTTCCAGCTGAAAGTTATGCAAATAAGCCAGGACTTTGTGGTAGTCCTCTGAAAGCATGTGCTAAAATACTCGTATGGAACAGTCATTCTAGGTTTGTTTGTGGTTTTGTGACGGGTTGGTCACTTTTTACTTTACTTggtatatatctttttttctttggtttacCTGGTGTAAATAAGATGCTTCTATTCATCAACAAGAGAACAAAGATTGATGGAAATGAATGGCCTCAACGACAAGATCAAGTAAACAACGACCCAAAG ATTTTAAAGATGGAGAAGATTGTTACAAGAATGAGTTTTATGGAATTATCAAAAGTAACTTCAAATTTCAGCCAGGACAATGAAATCGGGAATGGAATGCTGGGGAAAGTGTACAAAGCACTGGTTCCAAGTGGATGGACAGTTGCCATAAAGAGACTCCAAAGTTCCGTGGATTTGGAGGAAGAGTTTGTTTCCGAGATCACAACTCTAGGTAGTTTGAGGCATCCGAATTTGGTGCCTCTAATTGGCTTTTGTTCTGAGAGGGACGAGCGACTTCTGGTTTACAAATACATGCCTAATGGGAACTTACATGAGTGGCTGCATTCAACCGACGACAAGGCAAGACTCTTGGACTTTCCTCTAAGGGTTAAAATTGTTTTAGGTGTCGCGAAAGCCCTGGCTTGGCTGCATGATGGTGGAAATTTCCATGCTGTGCATGGTAACATAAGCACACAATGTATCTTGCTCGATGAAAATTTTGATCCCAAGTTATCCAATTTTTGGGAGGCAACACTTGCAAAAACAAATGACATAGATTCAAACTTGAGTCTATTTCCAATAGTTGAGTGTTTAGACTTTACAACTTATAAAAAAGATGTCTATCGATTTGGGGTTGTGCTTCTCGAGCTTTTAACGAGGAAAGAATCTTACATATTGAGCTGCTCGAGTCTAAATTTGTCGAGCAGCTCTTTTGCCAGTCCTCTTGATGTGGATAAACTACTGTTAGGCCAAGGATTTGATAATATGGTAATGCAGCTGCTTGAACTTGCAAGTAACTGCATGAAATTTATTCCGGATCAAAGGCCAACGATGCAACAAGTGTATCAGACTGTTGCTGCAATTGCTCGAGTCCATGACCAAACAGGGGATTCTGAAATACAATTGCACTTGGACTAG